The Chaetodon auriga isolate fChaAug3 chromosome 3, fChaAug3.hap1, whole genome shotgun sequence genome has a window encoding:
- the LOC143318691 gene encoding retinal Mueller cells isomerohydrolase-like has translation MVSRVEHPAGGYKKIFETVEELDEPIPANITGVIPSWLGGSLLRMGPGLFEVGDEPFYHLFDGQALIHKFDLKGGQVTYYRKFLRSDSYVRAMTENRVVITEFGTAAYPDPCKNIFSRFFTYFRGIEVTDNCVVNIYPIGEDFYAVTETNYITKVDPDSLETLKKVDLCKYLSVNGVTAHPHIETDGTVYNIGNCFGKNMSLAYNIVKIPPAQRDQSDPIEKSQVVVQLPSSERLKPSYIHSFGMTDNYFVFVEQPVKINLLKFLSAWSVRGATYMDCFETNDTMGTWFHLATRDSAGYLSSHKFRTSAFNIFHHINTYEEQGFIVVDLCTWKGHDFVYNYLYLANMKQEWEEVKKAAMRAPQPEVRRYVLPVDIHREEQGKNLVSLPYTTATAVLRSDGTIWLEPEVLFSGPRQAFEFPQINYSLCSGKKYSFTYGLGLNHFIPDRIIKLNVQTKETWVWQEEDCYPSEPLFVPTPGATEEDDGVLLSIVVKPGAERPGSLLVLDARKLTELARAEVNTIIPVTLHGMYKP, from the exons ATGGTCAGCCG agtGGAGCATCCAGCTGGAGGCTACAAGAAGATCTTTGAGAcagtggaggagctggatgAGCCCATACCCGCTAACATCACTG gtgttaTACCATCCTGGCTGGGTGGCAGTCTCCTCAGGATGGGTCCAGGTCTTTTCGAGGTGGGAGATGAACCTTTCTACCACCTGTTTGATGGACAGGCGCTCATTCACAAGTTTGACCTGAAGGGCGGTCAGGTGACCTACTACAGGAA GTTTCTCAGGTCTGACTCATATGTTCGTGCCATGACGGAGAACAGAGTGGTCATCACTGAGTTTGGAACAGCAGCCTACCCAGACCCCTGCAAAAACATCTTCTCCAG ATTCTTTACTTACTTCAGAGGCATTGAGGTGACTGATAACTGCGTAGTGAACATCTATCCAATCGGCGAAGACTTCTACGCTGTCACAGAGACTAATTACATCACTAAGGTTGATCCTGATTCGCTGGAGACTTTAAAGAAG GTGGACCTGTGTAAGTACCTCTCAGTGAATGGGGTGACTGCTCACCCCCACATTGAGACAGATGGTACAGTCTATAACATCGGTAACTGCTTTGGCAAAAACATGAGTCTGGCTTATAATATCGTCAAAATCCCGCCTGCTCAGAGAG ACCAATCAGATCCCATAGAGAAATCCCAGGTTGTGGTCCAGCTGCCCAGCAGTGAGAGGTTAAAGCCCTCCTACATACACAG TTTCGGTATGACAGACAactattttgtgtttgtggagcaGCCAGTGAAGATAAACCTGCTCAAGTTCCTGTCGGCTTGGAGCGTCAGAGGAGCCACATACATGGACTGCTTTGAAACCAATGATACTATGGGG acGTGGTTCCACTTGGCCACTAGGGACTCAGCAGGTTATCTGAGCAGCCACAAATTCAGAACGTCAGCCTTCAACATCTTCCACCATATCAACACCTACGAGGAGCAGGGATTCATCGTCGTTGACCTCTGCACGTGGAAAGG tCATGACTTTGTGTATAACTACCTGTACCTGGCCAACATGAAGCAGGAGTGGGAGGAAGTGAAGAAAGCAGCAATGAGAGCTCCTCAGCCCGAGGTCAGACGATACGTTCTGCCGGTGGACATACACAGG gaagaGCAGGGGAAGAATCTGGTATCTCTGCCCTACACGACCGCAACTGCTGTTCTTCGTAGCGATGGCACCATCTGGCTGGAACCTGAAGTCCTCTTTTCTGGACCAAgacaag cctttGAGTTTCCACAGATTAACTACTCTCTGTGTAGTGGGAAGAAGTACTCCTTCACCTACGGCCTGGGACTCAACCACTTCATCCCTGACAGG ATCATCAAGCTGAACGTACAGACCAAAGAGACCTGGGTGTGGCAGGAGGAAGACTGTTACCCATCAGAGCCGCTATTTGTACCGACACCTGGAGCTACAGAGGAGGACGATG gtgtgcTGCTGAGCATCGTGGTGAAGCCGGGAGCAGAGCGACCAGGTTCCCTGCTGGTGCTGGATGCCAGGAAACTGACAGAGCTGGCCAGGGCAGAGGtcaacaccatcatccctgtGACCCTCCATGGCATGTACAAACCATGA